From a single Pseudomonas cremoricolorata genomic region:
- a CDS encoding AMP-binding protein — MRQSSYSQGRQDRPLLQQTIGQAFDATRARHPQRDALVVRHQNLRYTWQALGEQVDLHARALMALGIEVGERVGVWAPNCAEWCILQLASAKVGAILVNINPAYRLGELEYVLRQSGCAWLLCASTFRQSDYHAMLGELLPGLPMPAPGQRLSDALPELRGVISLAAVPPQGFVPWQALAARACEVTEVAYQARQHGLRPEQAVNIQYTSGTTGAPKGATLSHHNILNNGYMVGASLGLTADDRLVIPVPLYHCFGMVMGNLACVAHGSCMIYPSEAFDAEQALRSVAAERASVQYGVPTMFIAMLEHPLRTALDLSSLRSGIMAGATCPIEVMRRVIEQLHMGEVQIAYGMTETSPVSLQTAAGDDLEHRVSSVGRTQPHLETQLLDEQGQMVARGEIGELCTRGYSVMLGYWANPQATAQAIDAHGWMHSGDLAVMDEDGYVSIVGRSKDMIIRGGENIYPRELEEFFHRHPAVAEAQVVGIPCATYGEEIVAWIRLHPGHDVDGETLRQWCKAHLAHFKAPRHFRFVDAFPMTVTGKVQKFRMREISIEELKRG; from the coding sequence ATGCGCCAATCCAGCTATTCCCAGGGCCGGCAGGACCGCCCATTGTTGCAGCAGACCATCGGCCAGGCCTTCGATGCCACGCGTGCCCGTCATCCTCAGCGCGACGCCTTGGTGGTGCGTCATCAGAACCTGCGTTACACCTGGCAGGCGCTGGGCGAGCAGGTTGACCTGCATGCCCGCGCACTCATGGCGCTGGGCATCGAGGTGGGTGAGCGGGTGGGTGTCTGGGCGCCGAACTGCGCCGAGTGGTGCATTCTTCAGTTGGCCAGCGCCAAGGTTGGCGCGATTCTGGTGAACATCAACCCGGCCTACCGGCTGGGTGAACTGGAGTACGTGCTGCGCCAGTCGGGGTGTGCCTGGCTGCTGTGCGCGAGCACCTTCAGGCAGTCGGACTACCACGCGATGCTTGGCGAACTGCTGCCGGGTTTGCCTATGCCAGCGCCGGGTCAGCGCCTGAGCGACGCGCTGCCGGAGCTGCGTGGGGTGATCAGCCTGGCTGCGGTGCCACCCCAAGGCTTCGTGCCTTGGCAAGCACTGGCCGCGCGCGCTTGCGAAGTCACAGAGGTTGCCTATCAGGCGCGTCAACACGGCCTCAGGCCCGAGCAGGCGGTGAACATTCAGTACACCTCGGGCACCACCGGCGCACCGAAGGGCGCGACCCTCAGCCACCACAACATCCTCAACAACGGCTATATGGTGGGTGCCAGCCTGGGTCTGACGGCAGACGACCGCCTGGTGATTCCGGTGCCGCTCTACCACTGCTTCGGCATGGTCATGGGTAATCTGGCCTGCGTGGCCCATGGCAGTTGCATGATCTACCCCAGTGAAGCCTTCGACGCCGAGCAGGCCCTGCGCAGCGTTGCCGCTGAGCGCGCCAGCGTGCAGTACGGGGTGCCGACTATGTTCATCGCCATGCTCGAGCATCCGCTGCGCACAGCGTTGGACTTGTCTTCCCTGCGCAGCGGCATCATGGCTGGGGCGACGTGCCCGATCGAGGTCATGCGGCGGGTCATCGAACAATTGCACATGGGTGAGGTGCAGATTGCCTACGGCATGACCGAAACCAGTCCGGTGTCATTGCAGACCGCCGCCGGCGACGACCTCGAACACCGCGTCAGCAGTGTCGGGCGCACCCAGCCACACCTGGAAACCCAGTTGCTCGATGAGCAGGGCCAGATGGTCGCGCGTGGCGAGATCGGCGAGCTGTGCACGCGTGGCTACAGCGTGATGCTCGGCTACTGGGCCAACCCGCAGGCCACGGCCCAAGCCATCGATGCACACGGCTGGATGCACAGCGGCGACCTGGCAGTGATGGACGAAGACGGCTACGTGTCGATCGTCGGGCGCAGCAAGGACATGATCATCCGCGGCGGCGAGAACATCTACCCGCGCGAGCTGGAGGAGTTCTTCCACCGCCATCCCGCCGTGGCCGAAGCGCAAGTGGTGGGCATTCCCTGTGCGACCTACGGTGAAGAGATCGTCGCCTGGATCCGTCTTCATCCTGGCCATGACGTCGATGGCGAGACCCTGCGCCAGTGGTGCAAGGCGCACCTGGCGCACTTCAAGGCCCCGCGGCATTTCCGTTTCGTCGATGCGTTCCCGATGACCGTCACTGGCAAGGTGCAGAAGTTCAGGATGCGCGAGATCAGTATCGAGGAACTGAAGCGCGGCTGA
- a CDS encoding isovaleryl-CoA dehydrogenase has product MHYPTLNFALGETHDMLREQVRQFVAAEVAPRAAQIDQDNQFPTDLWRTFGDMGLLGITVPEEYGGAGLGYLAHVLAMEEISRGSASVALSYGAHSNLCVNQINRNGTDLQKRTYLPRLISGEHVGALAMSEPNAGSDVVSMKLRAEKRGDHYVLNGSKTWITNGPDANTYVIYAKTHPERGSKGITAFIVERDWKGFSRSQKFDKLGMRGSNTCELFFDDVEVPEDNVLGQVDGGARVLMSGLDYERVVLAGGPTGIMQACLDLVIPYVHDRKQFGQSIGEFQLIQGKLADMYTQLNASRAYLYAVAQACDRGETTRKDAAGVILYSAERATQMALEAIQILGGNGYINQFPAGRLLRDAKLYEIGAGTSEIRRMLIGRELFNETV; this is encoded by the coding sequence ATGCATTACCCCACCCTCAACTTCGCCTTGGGCGAAACCCACGACATGCTGCGCGAGCAGGTACGCCAGTTCGTCGCCGCCGAGGTGGCGCCGCGCGCCGCGCAGATCGACCAGGACAACCAGTTCCCCACAGATCTGTGGCGCACGTTCGGTGACATGGGCCTGCTCGGCATCACGGTGCCGGAGGAGTACGGCGGCGCTGGCCTGGGCTACCTGGCCCATGTGCTGGCCATGGAGGAAATCAGCCGCGGCTCGGCCTCAGTGGCGTTGTCCTATGGCGCGCATTCGAACCTGTGCGTGAACCAGATCAACCGCAATGGCACCGATCTGCAGAAACGTACCTACTTGCCCCGGCTGATCAGCGGCGAACACGTCGGTGCCCTGGCCATGAGCGAACCCAACGCCGGCTCTGACGTGGTGTCGATGAAGCTGCGCGCCGAGAAGCGCGGCGACCACTATGTGCTCAATGGCAGCAAGACCTGGATCACCAACGGTCCGGACGCCAACACCTACGTCATCTATGCCAAAACCCATCCGGAACGTGGCAGCAAAGGCATCACCGCGTTCATCGTCGAGCGCGACTGGAAAGGATTTTCCCGCAGCCAGAAGTTCGACAAGCTGGGCATGCGCGGCTCCAACACCTGTGAGCTGTTCTTCGATGATGTCGAGGTGCCGGAGGACAACGTGCTCGGTCAGGTGGACGGCGGCGCGCGGGTGCTTATGAGCGGCCTGGACTACGAGCGCGTGGTGCTCGCCGGCGGGCCGACGGGCATCATGCAGGCCTGCCTGGACCTGGTCATTCCCTACGTTCACGACCGCAAGCAGTTCGGCCAGAGCATCGGCGAGTTCCAGCTGATTCAGGGCAAGCTCGCCGACATGTACACCCAGCTCAACGCCAGCCGTGCCTATCTGTACGCCGTGGCCCAGGCCTGCGACCGCGGCGAGACCACGCGCAAGGACGCGGCCGGAGTCATTCTCTACAGCGCCGAGCGCGCTACACAGATGGCGCTGGAGGCGATCCAGATTCTTGGCGGCAACGGCTACATCAACCAATTCCCCGCAGGCCGTCTGCTACGCGACGCCAAGCTGTACGAAATCGGTGCCGGCACCAGCGAAATCCGCCGCATGCTCATTGGCCGCGAACTGTTCAACGAGACCGTATGA
- a CDS encoding carboxyl transferase domain-containing protein, producing MILKSQLNPQSPEFQANHAAMLALVNDLRDLLGKVSQGGGAQAQARHSARGKLLPRERIDRLLDPGSAFVEIGQLAAHGVYGEDVPAAGLIVGIGRVEGVECLIVANDATVKGGSYYPLTVKKHLRGQAIAQQNRLPCIYLVDSGGANLPRQDEVFPDREHFGRIFFNQANLSAAGIPQIAVVMGSCTAGGAYVPAMADEAIMVREQATIFLAGPPLVKAATGEVVSAEALGGADVHCRTSGVADHYAENDEHALALARRCIANLNWRKLGQLQCQAVHAPLYDTEQLYGVIPGDAKQPFDVREVITRLVDGSQFDEFKALFGTTLVCGFAHLHGYPIAILANNGILFAEAAQKGAHFIELACQRGIPLLFLQNITGFMVGKKYEEGGIAKHGAKLVTAVACAQVPKFTVIIGGSFGAGNYGMCGRAYDPRFLWMWPNARIGVMGAEQAAGVLVQVKREQSERSGEAFSAEDESKLRQPILEQYERQGHPYYSSARLWDDGVIDPAQTRDVLALALSAALNAPIASSRFGIFRM from the coding sequence ATGATTCTGAAGTCGCAGTTGAACCCGCAATCGCCCGAGTTCCAAGCCAACCACGCAGCCATGCTGGCCTTGGTCAACGACCTGCGCGACCTGCTGGGCAAGGTCAGCCAGGGCGGCGGTGCGCAAGCCCAGGCGCGCCACAGCGCGCGGGGCAAACTGCTGCCGCGCGAGCGTATCGACCGCCTGCTCGACCCCGGTTCAGCCTTTGTCGAAATCGGCCAGCTGGCCGCCCATGGGGTTTACGGCGAGGACGTACCGGCGGCCGGCCTGATCGTCGGTATCGGCCGGGTCGAAGGCGTCGAATGCCTGATCGTCGCCAACGATGCAACGGTCAAAGGCGGCTCGTATTATCCGCTGACGGTGAAAAAGCACCTGCGCGGGCAGGCCATCGCCCAGCAGAACCGTCTGCCGTGCATCTACCTGGTGGACTCAGGCGGGGCCAACCTGCCGCGCCAGGACGAGGTGTTCCCTGACCGCGAGCACTTCGGGCGCATCTTCTTCAACCAGGCCAACCTCAGCGCGGCGGGCATCCCGCAGATCGCGGTGGTCATGGGTTCGTGCACCGCAGGCGGTGCCTACGTACCGGCCATGGCCGACGAGGCGATCATGGTCCGCGAACAGGCGACGATTTTTCTCGCCGGCCCGCCGCTGGTCAAGGCTGCCACGGGCGAGGTGGTCAGCGCCGAGGCTCTGGGCGGCGCAGATGTGCATTGCCGCACCAGCGGGGTGGCCGATCACTACGCCGAGAACGATGAACACGCACTGGCCTTGGCGCGCCGCTGCATCGCCAACCTCAACTGGCGCAAGCTTGGCCAGTTGCAGTGCCAGGCCGTACACGCGCCGCTGTACGACACCGAGCAGTTATATGGCGTGATACCTGGCGATGCCAAGCAGCCGTTCGATGTCCGCGAGGTGATCACACGGCTGGTCGATGGCTCGCAGTTCGATGAATTCAAGGCGCTGTTCGGCACCACCCTGGTGTGTGGATTCGCTCACCTGCACGGCTACCCGATCGCCATCCTGGCCAATAACGGCATCCTCTTCGCGGAAGCGGCGCAGAAAGGCGCGCATTTCATCGAACTGGCCTGCCAGCGCGGCATTCCCCTGCTGTTTTTGCAGAACATCACAGGTTTCATGGTCGGCAAGAAGTACGAGGAAGGCGGCATCGCCAAACATGGCGCCAAGCTGGTCACTGCGGTGGCTTGTGCCCAAGTGCCGAAATTCACGGTGATCATCGGCGGCAGCTTCGGCGCCGGTAACTACGGCATGTGTGGCCGTGCCTACGACCCACGCTTTCTGTGGATGTGGCCCAACGCGCGGATCGGCGTGATGGGCGCCGAACAGGCCGCAGGCGTGCTGGTGCAGGTCAAGCGTGAGCAGAGCGAACGCAGTGGCGAGGCGTTCAGCGCCGAGGACGAAAGCAAGTTGCGCCAGCCGATTCTTGAACAGTACGAACGTCAAGGCCACCCCTACTACTCCAGCGCGCGGCTGTGGGACGACGGCGTCATCGACCCGGCGCAGACCCGCGACGTGCTGGCCCTGGCGCTGTCTGCCGCCCTCAACGCACCGATTGCCTCCAGCCGCTTCGGCATCTTCCGGATGTAA
- a CDS encoding gamma-carboxygeranoyl-CoA hydratase translates to MNPFDTLELIHDPRGFATLWLNRPEKNNAFDGQMIAELNTALGQLADDPSLRFVVLRARGRHFSAGADLGWMRAAAQLDYAANLRDAEALAEVMYRLHALPMPTLAVVQGAAFGGALGLISCCDMAIGSRDATLCLSEVRIGLAPAVISPFVARAIGARAMRRYALSAERFDGERAVQLGLFSEVCDACELDAQLARWVDNLLLNSPQALRASKALLNEVEGGAPSSELRQACQRCIAELRVSAEGEEGLQAFLDKRPPAWQTGITAQDPQP, encoded by the coding sequence ATGAACCCGTTCGATACCTTGGAACTGATCCACGATCCACGCGGCTTTGCCACCCTGTGGCTGAACCGCCCCGAGAAAAACAACGCCTTCGACGGCCAGATGATCGCCGAGCTCAATACCGCTCTGGGTCAATTGGCCGACGACCCTTCCCTGCGCTTCGTGGTGCTGCGTGCCCGTGGCCGGCATTTCAGCGCCGGCGCGGACCTGGGCTGGATGCGCGCCGCAGCGCAGCTCGATTACGCGGCCAACCTGCGCGATGCCGAGGCGTTGGCCGAGGTGATGTACCGCCTGCACGCACTGCCCATGCCGACCCTGGCCGTTGTCCAGGGCGCGGCCTTCGGTGGCGCGCTGGGCCTGATCAGTTGCTGCGACATGGCCATCGGCAGCCGTGACGCGACCCTGTGCCTGTCGGAAGTACGCATTGGCCTGGCCCCGGCAGTGATCAGCCCGTTCGTGGCCCGCGCCATCGGTGCCCGGGCCATGCGGCGCTATGCGCTCAGTGCCGAGCGTTTCGACGGCGAGCGCGCCGTGCAACTGGGACTGTTCAGCGAAGTGTGTGATGCCTGCGAGCTGGATGCGCAACTGGCGCGCTGGGTCGACAACCTGCTGCTCAACAGCCCACAGGCGCTGCGTGCCAGCAAGGCGCTGCTCAACGAAGTCGAAGGCGGCGCTCCGAGCAGCGAACTGCGCCAGGCCTGCCAGCGCTGCATCGCCGAACTTCGCGTCAGCGCCGAAGGCGAGGAAGGCTTGCAGGCCTTCTTGGACAAACGCCCCCCGGCTTGGCAGACCGGTATCACCGCACAGGACCCGCAGCCATGA
- a CDS encoding acetyl/propionyl/methylcrotonyl-CoA carboxylase subunit alpha, with amino-acid sequence MSQPTLTTLLIANRGEIACRIMRTARAMGLTTVAVHSSIDREARHVREADLRVDLGGAKASDSYLDIAKLIDAARRSGAQAIHPGYGFLSENPQFAHAVADAGLLLIGPPASAIEAMGSKSAAKALMAAAGVPLVPGYHGEAQDLPTFQQAADAIGYPLLLKASSGGGGKGMKVVEHPGQLAEALASAQREAQSAFGDSRMLLEKYLLQPRHVEIQVFADQHGHCLYLHERDCSIQRRHQKVVEEAPAPGLSPALRQAMGEAAVRAARAIGYVGAGTVEFLLDARGEFFFMEMNTRLQVEHPVTEAITGLDLVAWQIDVARGEALPIGQDAVPLHGHAIEVRLYAEDPQQDFLPSTGTLAVYREPAPGEGRRVDTGVEQGDVVSPFYDPMLGKLIAWGEDREQARQRLLAMLEQTAVGGVKTNLRFLQRILAHPAFAAAELDTGFIPRHAAQLLPPAEPLSSAFWHAAAMVWLHWRGTMHRADDAQSPWAEARGLRLGLPARSVLSLRSQGERQVVCLEHDPHDRLAQIDWLRQPLTELHGDTLYMEWQGEVHAVQLDDPARAAAHEAHGAGGLSAPMNGSIVRILVEVGQTVEAGTALVVLEAMKMEHSIRAPEAGTVSALLCEEGSMVSEGAVLVALAAQ; translated from the coding sequence ATGAGCCAACCTACCCTGACCACCCTGCTGATCGCCAACCGTGGCGAAATCGCCTGCCGCATCATGCGTACCGCCAGGGCCATGGGCCTGACCACCGTGGCAGTGCACAGCAGCATCGACCGTGAGGCTCGCCATGTGCGCGAGGCCGACCTGCGCGTCGACCTCGGGGGTGCCAAGGCCAGCGACAGCTACCTGGACATCGCCAAACTGATCGATGCCGCGCGCCGCAGCGGCGCTCAGGCGATTCACCCTGGCTATGGCTTCCTGTCGGAAAACCCGCAGTTCGCCCACGCCGTGGCCGACGCCGGCCTGCTGCTGATAGGTCCACCTGCCAGCGCCATCGAGGCCATGGGCAGCAAGTCGGCAGCCAAGGCTCTGATGGCCGCCGCCGGCGTGCCACTGGTGCCGGGCTACCACGGCGAGGCTCAGGACCTGCCGACTTTCCAGCAAGCAGCCGACGCCATTGGCTACCCGCTGCTGCTCAAGGCCAGCTCGGGAGGCGGCGGCAAAGGCATGAAGGTGGTCGAGCACCCAGGGCAACTGGCCGAGGCGCTGGCCTCGGCACAGCGCGAGGCGCAATCGGCCTTCGGTGATTCACGCATGCTCCTGGAAAAATACCTGCTGCAACCGCGCCATGTGGAAATCCAGGTGTTCGCTGACCAGCACGGTCACTGCCTTTACCTGCACGAGCGCGATTGTTCGATTCAGCGCCGGCATCAGAAGGTGGTCGAGGAAGCGCCCGCCCCCGGGCTGTCCCCTGCCCTGCGCCAGGCCATGGGCGAGGCCGCGGTGCGCGCGGCACGCGCTATCGGCTATGTCGGTGCGGGGACGGTGGAATTTTTGCTCGATGCCCGCGGTGAGTTCTTCTTCATGGAGATGAACACGCGCCTGCAGGTCGAGCACCCGGTCACCGAAGCCATCACGGGGCTCGATCTGGTGGCCTGGCAGATCGACGTGGCACGTGGCGAGGCACTGCCTATCGGCCAGGACGCTGTACCGCTGCACGGTCATGCCATCGAGGTGCGGCTGTATGCCGAGGATCCCCAGCAGGATTTCCTGCCGTCCACCGGCACCCTCGCGGTTTATCGCGAGCCCGCGCCTGGCGAGGGCCGTCGGGTCGACACCGGGGTCGAGCAAGGCGATGTGGTTTCACCCTTCTATGACCCGATGCTGGGCAAGCTGATCGCCTGGGGGGAGGACCGCGAGCAGGCACGCCAGCGCTTGCTGGCCATGCTTGAACAAACCGCAGTGGGCGGGGTGAAGACCAACCTGCGCTTCCTGCAACGCATTCTCGCCCATCCCGCCTTTGCGGCTGCCGAACTCGATACCGGCTTCATTCCCCGCCATGCCGCGCAACTACTGCCCCCGGCCGAGCCACTGTCGAGCGCGTTCTGGCATGCGGCGGCAATGGTCTGGTTACACTGGCGTGGCACTATGCACCGCGCCGACGATGCCCAATCACCCTGGGCCGAGGCACGTGGCCTGCGCCTGGGCTTGCCGGCGCGCAGCGTGCTGTCGCTGCGCAGCCAGGGAGAACGGCAGGTGGTGTGCCTGGAACACGACCCGCACGACCGGCTCGCGCAGATCGACTGGCTGCGTCAGCCGCTGACCGAATTGCACGGCGATACGCTGTATATGGAGTGGCAAGGTGAAGTGCACGCGGTGCAACTGGATGACCCGGCCAGGGCAGCCGCCCACGAGGCGCACGGTGCCGGTGGCCTGAGCGCACCGATGAACGGCAGCATCGTGCGGATACTGGTGGAGGTGGGACAAACGGTCGAAGCCGGCACGGCGCTGGTGGTGCTGGAGGCGATGAAGATGGAACACAGCATTCGCGCGCCCGAGGCGGGTACGGTCAGTGCGCTGCTGTGTGAAGAAGGGAGCATGGTCAGCGAGGGTGCGGTGCTGGTGGCCTTGGCGGCGCAGTGA
- a CDS encoding LexA family protein, whose product MDKWIALVKQKLRELGLSQEQLAERIGVTQGGVGHWLRGTRTPKVDMMNKVLVALGMPHLQVSLKIVPVNAVGERAGVYGEATAESDVDSHGQYLLSFRYPVLAWAELDGPLPLTSIVTEQTDYCAQGNAFWLRVEGDLMSSATGPSVPENMLVLVDPGVPAAPGKLVIARQTGTAAMFRQLIEDGGQRYLKPLNPTYPKLLCSDSLEVLGVVVRSHGMH is encoded by the coding sequence ATGGATAAATGGATCGCGCTGGTAAAGCAAAAATTACGTGAACTCGGCCTTTCGCAAGAGCAGCTCGCCGAACGCATCGGTGTCACCCAGGGCGGGGTCGGGCACTGGCTGCGAGGCACGCGTACGCCGAAGGTCGACATGATGAACAAGGTTCTGGTGGCCCTTGGCATGCCGCACCTGCAGGTATCTCTGAAGATCGTGCCGGTCAATGCCGTCGGCGAGCGGGCAGGGGTCTACGGCGAGGCGACCGCCGAGTCGGACGTCGACAGTCACGGGCAATACCTGCTGTCATTCCGCTACCCGGTCCTGGCCTGGGCCGAACTCGACGGGCCGTTGCCGCTGACCAGTATCGTCACCGAGCAAACCGACTACTGCGCCCAAGGCAATGCGTTCTGGCTGAGGGTCGAGGGCGATCTGATGAGTTCGGCCACCGGCCCCAGCGTGCCGGAGAACATGCTGGTGCTGGTCGACCCCGGTGTACCGGCAGCGCCAGGCAAGCTGGTCATCGCTCGCCAGACGGGCACCGCGGCGATGTTCCGCCAGTTGATCGAAGATGGCGGTCAGCGCTACCTTAAACCGCTCAATCCCACGTATCCCAAGCTGCTGTGCAGCGACAGCCTCGAGGTGCTCGGCGTGGTGGTACGTTCACACGGCATGCATTGA
- a CDS encoding DUF6124 family protein, with product MKPTTYSDKDLDSEAARRALDYYLNPTPSSTSVDNTPWAVREDATPEMVDAHVMNLLRSAAATACDSASHQQGNVREVMYALMHMINMARSLLEQKHAQLT from the coding sequence ATGAAACCCACGACATATTCAGACAAGGATCTCGACAGCGAAGCCGCGCGCCGCGCCCTCGATTATTACCTCAATCCGACCCCCTCCAGCACCAGCGTCGATAACACGCCTTGGGCCGTGCGCGAAGATGCCACACCAGAAATGGTCGACGCCCATGTCATGAACCTGCTGCGCAGCGCAGCCGCCACCGCCTGTGACAGTGCCAGCCATCAGCAGGGCAACGTGCGGGAAGTGATGTACGCTCTGATGCACATGATCAACATGGCCAGGTCATTGCTCGAGCAGAAACATGCTCAACTGACGTAG
- a CDS encoding DUF4880 domain-containing protein, which produces MSRLLLPIDHGPRAVDEPARAALLHDLRRLPRRAQQVFLLNRLDQLTFAQIAERLNLPLTRVEQLMIEALHSTSAKPLAVNAQATRWYIRLQSPAATACERIDFRRWLDASPVHLQAFHATELHWRSLLAPARELGDQGWYRTGRAAFSLGGCSLALGLGAAALLAFGLWSSGV; this is translated from the coding sequence ATGAGCCGTCTACTGCTGCCAATTGACCACGGCCCGCGCGCCGTCGATGAACCTGCCAGAGCGGCGTTGCTGCATGACTTGCGCCGCCTGCCACGACGAGCGCAGCAGGTATTTCTGCTCAATCGTCTCGATCAGCTGACATTTGCGCAAATCGCCGAGCGACTCAACCTGCCGCTGACCAGGGTCGAGCAATTGATGATCGAAGCACTGCACAGCACTTCAGCCAAGCCGCTTGCTGTCAATGCCCAGGCCACGCGCTGGTACATACGCCTGCAGAGCCCCGCCGCCACCGCCTGCGAACGCATCGATTTTCGTCGTTGGCTGGACGCCTCGCCCGTGCACCTGCAAGCCTTCCATGCCACCGAACTGCATTGGCGCAGCCTGCTGGCGCCGGCTCGCGAACTGGGTGATCAGGGCTGGTATCGCACAGGCCGTGCAGCGTTTTCCCTGGGCGGTTGCTCGCTGGCGCTGGGTCTGGGCGCGGCTGCATTGCTGGCCTTCGGTCTGTGGAGCTCAGGGGTGTAA
- a CDS encoding M14 family metallopeptidase, which yields MTVTPTPLQIDCDFDSGNIDVLDASDPYKVRLAIRPDTYSGHFQWFHFRSNGLTPGQRHRFSLENAGQSSYPHAWSGYQAVASYDQQRWFRVPSEFDGSALHFTLDAQRTQAWFAYFEPYPRARHNQLIERARHIPGVALLASGRSVEGREVPLLRAGDGASGKRKLWLIAQQHPGEHMAEWFMEGVIDRLQANDTSMQQLLAIADLYLICNMNPDGAFHGHLRTNFKGQDLNRAWQDASVELSPEVFFAQTQMQRYGVDAFIDVHGDEEIPHVFTAACEGNPGYTPRLAALEAQFRDTLCELTADFQQVHGYTRSLPGQANMTLACNAVGQAHDCLALTLEMPFKDHDDAPNPETGWSGERSKALAAAVLDTLHAMAPALR from the coding sequence ATGACCGTGACGCCAACCCCGCTACAGATCGATTGCGATTTCGATTCCGGCAACATCGACGTGCTCGATGCCAGCGACCCGTACAAGGTACGCCTGGCGATTCGCCCTGACACCTACAGTGGGCACTTCCAGTGGTTTCACTTTCGAAGCAACGGGTTGACCCCTGGCCAGCGTCATCGCTTCAGCCTGGAGAACGCCGGGCAATCGTCCTATCCACACGCCTGGAGCGGCTATCAGGCCGTGGCGTCCTACGATCAGCAGCGCTGGTTCCGCGTGCCCAGCGAGTTCGATGGAAGCGCCCTGCACTTCACCCTCGACGCCCAACGAACCCAAGCGTGGTTCGCCTACTTCGAACCCTACCCGCGTGCCCGCCACAATCAGTTGATCGAACGCGCCCGACACATTCCGGGAGTAGCGTTGCTCGCCAGCGGCCGTAGCGTCGAAGGCCGCGAGGTACCGCTGCTTCGTGCAGGTGATGGCGCATCGGGCAAACGCAAGCTGTGGCTGATTGCCCAGCAGCACCCCGGCGAACATATGGCCGAATGGTTCATGGAAGGCGTCATCGACCGTTTGCAGGCCAACGACACCTCGATGCAGCAGTTGCTGGCGATCGCAGACCTCTACCTGATCTGCAACATGAACCCCGATGGGGCCTTCCACGGCCACCTGCGCACCAACTTCAAGGGCCAGGACCTCAACCGCGCCTGGCAGGACGCCAGCGTCGAGCTGAGCCCTGAGGTGTTCTTTGCCCAGACGCAGATGCAGCGTTACGGCGTGGATGCGTTCATCGATGTGCACGGTGACGAAGAAATTCCCCATGTATTCACCGCCGCCTGCGAGGGCAACCCCGGCTACACGCCTCGTCTCGCAGCGCTGGAGGCCCAGTTCCGTGACACCCTGTGCGAACTCACGGCAGATTTCCAGCAGGTTCACGGCTACACCCGCAGCTTGCCAGGCCAGGCCAACATGACCTTGGCCTGCAATGCGGTTGGCCAGGCCCACGATTGCCTGGCGCTGACCCTGGAAATGCCCTTCAAGGACCATGATGACGCGCCCAACCCTGAAACGGGCTGGTCAGGCGAACGCTCCAAGGCCCTTGCAGCAGCGGTGTTGGACACCTTGCACGCCATGGCCCCTGCCCTGCGCTGA